A window of the Deinococcus gobiensis I-0 genome harbors these coding sequences:
- a CDS encoding DUF4174 domain-containing protein, translating into MPNLARLLAAAALGSGLAGAASFTLQTGAGRAWALASVLGRERVLVVNRPSAAYLAEMRRQDTALQVYDLRVVALLPPGDARLNGPATPMLTLLADPGGRIGGQYGPATLIGKDTGVKARYKAPPSLATLGALIDTMPMRQQERRERGR; encoded by the coding sequence ATGCCGAATCTCGCGCGACTGCTCGCCGCAGCGGCCCTGGGCAGCGGACTGGCCGGGGCCGCGTCCTTCACCCTCCAGACCGGGGCCGGCCGGGCGTGGGCCCTTGCCAGCGTCCTGGGTCGCGAGCGGGTGCTCGTCGTGAACCGGCCCTCCGCCGCCTACCTGGCCGAGATGCGCCGGCAGGATACGGCCCTGCAGGTGTACGACCTGCGCGTGGTGGCCCTGCTGCCGCCCGGCGACGCCCGCCTGAACGGTCCCGCCACGCCGATGCTCACCCTGCTCGCCGACCCCGGCGGCCGGATCGGCGGGCAGTACGGCCCCGCCACCCTGATCGGCAAGGACACGGGCGTCAAGGCGCGCTACAAGGCGCCGCCCAGCCTGGCGACCCTGGGTGCGCTCATCGACACTATGCCCATGCGCCAGCAGGAGCGGCGGGAACGGGGCCGCTGA
- a CDS encoding acyl-CoA dehydrogenase produces MTTTAAAPGMAFALSDDQRFLVQHVRDYCRAEIAPRAAEYDRSGEYPREQLRGLAELGLMGATVPERWGGAGLDAVTYALCLEEIAAADASVAVIVSVQNGLPEKMLLRYGTDAQREKYLRPLASGEHLGAFCLTEPGAGSDAASLRLRAERDGEAWVLNGSKAWITSGNQADTFLVMARTGGAGARGVSCFVVEKGTPGLSTGRPEEKMGLHAAHTTTVTFDGVRVPAGNMVGEEGQGLVVALASLDSGRVGIAMQALGIARAAMEHAARYACEREQFGKKLREFEGVSFKVARMAARIESARLVALKAAWLGEEGRPFSKEASIAKLLASEAAVDVTRDAIQIFGGNGYSREYPVERLYRDAKVTEIYEGTSEIQQLVISRAVFAELGE; encoded by the coding sequence ATGACCACCACCGCCGCCGCTCCCGGCATGGCCTTCGCCCTGTCGGACGACCAGCGTTTTCTCGTGCAGCACGTGCGCGACTATTGCCGCGCCGAGATCGCGCCCCGGGCCGCCGAGTACGACCGCAGCGGCGAGTACCCGCGCGAGCAGCTGCGTGGGCTGGCCGAACTGGGCCTGATGGGCGCGACCGTCCCCGAGCGCTGGGGCGGCGCGGGCCTGGACGCCGTGACCTACGCCCTGTGCCTCGAGGAAATCGCGGCGGCCGACGCCAGCGTGGCCGTGATCGTGAGCGTGCAGAACGGCCTGCCCGAGAAGATGCTGCTGCGTTACGGCACCGACGCCCAGCGCGAGAAGTACCTGCGGCCCCTGGCGAGCGGCGAGCATCTCGGGGCCTTTTGCCTCACCGAGCCGGGGGCGGGCAGCGACGCGGCCAGCCTGCGCCTGCGGGCCGAGCGCGACGGCGAGGCCTGGGTCCTGAACGGCTCAAAGGCCTGGATCACCTCGGGCAACCAGGCCGACACCTTCCTGGTCATGGCGCGCACCGGGGGCGCGGGGGCGCGCGGCGTGAGCTGCTTTGTCGTCGAGAAGGGCACGCCGGGCCTGAGCACCGGCCGCCCCGAGGAGAAGATGGGCCTGCACGCCGCGCACACGACCACCGTCACCTTCGACGGCGTGCGCGTGCCGGCCGGGAACATGGTGGGCGAGGAGGGCCAGGGGCTCGTGGTGGCGCTCGCCAGCCTGGACAGCGGCCGGGTGGGCATCGCCATGCAGGCCCTCGGGATCGCCCGCGCGGCGATGGAGCACGCGGCGCGCTACGCCTGCGAGCGCGAGCAGTTCGGCAAGAAGCTGCGCGAGTTCGAGGGCGTGTCCTTCAAGGTCGCGCGCATGGCGGCCCGCATCGAGTCGGCGCGGCTCGTGGCCCTCAAGGCGGCGTGGCTGGGCGAGGAGGGGCGGCCCTTCAGCAAGGAGGCCAGCATCGCCAAGCTCCTGGCGAGCGAGGCGGCGGTGGACGTGACCCGCGACGCCATCCAGATTTTCGGGGGCAACGGCTACAGCCGCGAGTACCCGGTCGAGCGCCTGTACCGCGACGCCAAGGTCACCGAAATCTACGAGGGCACGAGCGAAATCCAGCAACTCGTCATCAGCCGGGCGGTCTTCGCGGAACTGGGCGAGTAG
- the fabZ gene encoding 3-hydroxyacyl-ACP dehydratase FabZ has product MEPLLIQDVLATLPHRFPFVLVDRVLSVENGVVHAIKNVTINEPFFPGHFPQEPVMPGVLITEALAQASMFCLHGQTEPGTVGYLAGIEGARFKRKVIPGDQLHLHAKLEFLRRGLGKTTCRAEVDGVVAAEATILFAVAKS; this is encoded by the coding sequence ATGGAACCCCTGCTGATCCAAGACGTGCTGGCGACCCTTCCCCACCGCTTTCCCTTCGTCCTCGTGGACCGGGTGCTGAGTGTGGAGAACGGCGTGGTCCACGCCATCAAGAACGTGACCATCAACGAGCCCTTCTTTCCCGGCCACTTTCCGCAGGAGCCGGTCATGCCGGGCGTGCTCATCACCGAAGCGCTGGCGCAGGCGAGCATGTTCTGCCTGCACGGCCAGACCGAACCCGGCACGGTCGGCTACCTCGCCGGCATCGAGGGCGCCCGCTTCAAGCGCAAGGTGATTCCGGGCGACCAGCTGCACCTGCACGCCAAGCTGGAATTCCTGCGTCGGGGCCTGGGCAAGACGACCTGCCGCGCCGAGGTGGACGGCGTGGTGGCCGCCGAGGCGACGATCCTGTTCGCGGTGGCGAAATCGTGA
- a CDS encoding response regulator — MTRVPRLLLVDDSEADLYLLEAALEQHGEVLDIALAHDGEEALAVLQGAVGGGRLPDLLVLDLNMPRMGGFDVLSAVRADPALRALRVIIFTTSTAKGDELRAYELGADAFMTKPMQLGDFMALAPQLATYWQPRAVQG, encoded by the coding sequence GTGACCCGCGTTCCCCGGCTGCTGCTGGTGGACGACAGTGAAGCCGACCTCTACCTGCTGGAGGCGGCGCTCGAGCAACACGGGGAGGTCCTGGACATCGCGCTGGCCCACGACGGCGAGGAGGCCCTGGCGGTGCTTCAGGGCGCGGTGGGCGGTGGCCGGCTGCCCGACCTGCTGGTGCTGGACCTGAACATGCCGCGCATGGGGGGCTTTGACGTCCTGAGCGCCGTGCGCGCCGACCCCGCGCTGCGGGCACTGCGGGTGATCATCTTCACCACGTCCACCGCCAAGGGGGACGAGCTCCGCGCCTACGAGCTGGGGGCCGACGCCTTCATGACCAAGCCCATGCAACTGGGCGACTTCATGGCGCTGGCCCCACAACTGGCGACCTACTGGCAGCCGCGCGCCGTTCAGGGCTAG
- a CDS encoding class I SAM-dependent methyltransferase, translated as MDYDDFSELYDHQYDLYRDDLHFYAGLTGRVPGPVLEIGSGTGRVTTFLARRGAQVTGLEPSARMIGRARERAGREGLTLDFVQGDAGSFSLPQRFGLILAPFNALMHLYTPAEQLAALRNIRAHLAPGGTFAFDLYVPRFGALGTLRHEGETFYAPDGARTDVFLVQRHDPPAQLLTTEYFADTTTPQGQLSRRHYTLTQRYYTRFETEWLLRCAGFAAPRVTGSFQGGPVTEGSEVMVFQAQAE; from the coding sequence GTGGACTACGACGATTTTTCCGAGCTGTACGACCACCAGTACGACCTGTACCGCGACGACCTGCACTTCTATGCCGGGCTGACCGGGCGCGTGCCCGGCCCTGTGCTGGAGATCGGCTCGGGCACCGGCCGCGTGACCACCTTCCTGGCCCGCCGGGGCGCGCAGGTCACGGGCCTGGAACCCAGCGCCCGCATGATCGGCCGGGCGCGCGAGCGGGCAGGGCGGGAAGGGCTGACCCTGGACTTCGTGCAGGGCGACGCGGGCAGCTTCTCCCTGCCGCAGCGCTTCGGGCTGATCCTCGCGCCCTTCAACGCGCTCATGCACCTCTACACGCCTGCCGAGCAGCTCGCGGCCCTGCGCAACATCCGCGCGCACCTCGCGCCGGGCGGCACCTTCGCCTTCGACCTGTACGTGCCGCGTTTCGGGGCGCTGGGCACGCTGCGCCACGAGGGCGAAACCTTCTACGCCCCGGACGGCGCGCGCACCGACGTGTTTCTGGTGCAGCGCCACGACCCGCCCGCACAGCTGCTGACCACCGAGTACTTCGCCGACACGACCACCCCGCAGGGCCAGCTCTCGCGGCGGCACTACACCCTCACGCAGCGCTACTACACCCGTTTCGAGACCGAGTGGCTGCTGCGCTGCGCGGGCTTCGCGGCCCCGCGCGTGACCGGCAGCTTCCAGGGCGGTCCCGTCACCGAGGGCAGCGAGGTGATGGTCTTTCAGGCGCAGGCCGAGTGA
- a CDS encoding ATP-binding protein: MTEHRAAPDLLPPPYLGGPEITTDNCEREAIHIPGSIQPHGALLVLDAGLRAVQVSENVGAFLGTAPETVLGQSLGELLGEEEARALASALPPGSPDHLQYRERVAGRGDRFPDLALTAHRTGERWVVELEPEGAPSRRVAHLLRNAVFALESAPTLQALAEAAVRAVREISGLDRVMLYRFAADNTGEVMAEDRREDLHPFLGHRFPESDIPAQARALYVRHLLRLTADVDAPASPLRPLLDPQTGAPAQLGGAVLRATSPMHLRYLRNMGVASSLSVSVVVDGRLWGLISCHHTSPYVVPPEVRSAMEDLGRLLNLQVRLKSRADTDAFREGLRERRERITAAATHSMTPLATLADPALDLAGLLAAGGAALHFEGQWRTVGTAPAPELLAELLGWLRARCGEETLYVTESLSAEWAPGAAVIPQASGLVALSVGRGWNEAVLWFRPEIVREVAWGGATPDRAKDDLGPRRSFDTYLERVRAHGEPWHPGELEEARDLQRTLSAALGERLSTLRRLNDALERSVAEWRQYAFVIAHDMQEPVRLISQFVELFRLRYGGQIDPGAEQLIGFVVGETGRLRGLTTDLYAYTELQSDARLHFSEVSLQDALRGALAELAALVTERAPTLELPAAWPTVWADPVRLRELLTHLLRNALIFSAPYPVRVELEVHELPGAGGWAVTVRDDGPGIAPEYHEKVFQIFQRLGRNAASGNGLGLSLGRKIAQLHGGDLTVESELGRGSAFTFTLPTPAAPGDPGEA; this comes from the coding sequence GTGACAGAACACCGCGCCGCGCCCGACCTGCTGCCCCCGCCGTACCTGGGCGGTCCCGAGATCACCACCGACAACTGTGAGCGCGAGGCGATTCACATTCCGGGCAGCATCCAGCCGCACGGCGCGCTGCTGGTGCTGGACGCCGGTCTGCGGGCCGTGCAGGTCAGCGAGAACGTGGGGGCCTTTCTGGGCACCGCGCCCGAGACGGTGCTGGGGCAGTCGTTGGGGGAGCTCCTCGGAGAGGAGGAGGCGCGGGCGCTGGCCTCGGCCCTGCCGCCGGGGTCGCCCGACCACCTCCAGTACCGCGAGCGGGTCGCGGGGCGCGGCGACCGCTTTCCCGACCTCGCCCTGACCGCGCACCGCACCGGCGAGCGGTGGGTCGTCGAGCTCGAACCCGAGGGCGCGCCGAGCCGCCGGGTGGCGCACCTGCTGCGCAACGCCGTGTTCGCCCTGGAAAGCGCGCCGACCCTCCAGGCCCTCGCGGAGGCGGCGGTGCGGGCGGTGCGCGAGATCAGCGGTCTGGACCGCGTGATGCTCTACCGCTTCGCGGCCGACAACACCGGCGAGGTGATGGCCGAGGACCGCCGCGAGGACCTGCATCCCTTCCTGGGCCACCGCTTTCCCGAGTCGGACATTCCGGCGCAGGCCCGCGCGCTGTACGTGCGCCACCTGCTGCGCCTGACCGCCGACGTGGACGCCCCGGCCTCGCCCCTGCGCCCCCTGCTCGACCCGCAGACCGGCGCGCCCGCGCAGCTCGGGGGGGCGGTGCTGCGCGCGACCTCGCCCATGCACCTGCGCTACCTGCGCAACATGGGCGTGGCGTCGAGCCTCTCGGTGTCGGTGGTCGTGGACGGGCGGCTGTGGGGCCTGATCTCCTGCCACCACACCTCGCCCTACGTCGTGCCGCCTGAGGTCCGCAGCGCGATGGAGGACCTGGGCCGGCTGCTCAACTTGCAGGTGCGCCTCAAGTCGCGCGCCGACACCGACGCCTTCCGCGAGGGCCTGCGCGAACGGCGCGAGCGCATCACGGCGGCGGCCACGCACTCCATGACGCCGCTCGCGACCCTGGCCGACCCGGCGCTGGACCTTGCGGGGCTGCTCGCGGCCGGGGGCGCGGCGCTGCACTTCGAGGGCCAGTGGCGCACCGTGGGCACGGCGCCGGCGCCCGAGCTGCTGGCCGAGCTGCTCGGCTGGCTGCGCGCGCGCTGCGGCGAGGAGACCCTGTACGTCACCGAGTCGCTGAGCGCCGAGTGGGCGCCGGGGGCGGCCGTCATCCCGCAGGCGAGCGGGCTGGTGGCCCTGAGCGTGGGGCGCGGCTGGAACGAGGCGGTGCTGTGGTTCCGGCCCGAGATCGTGCGTGAGGTCGCCTGGGGCGGCGCGACCCCCGACCGGGCCAAGGACGACCTCGGCCCCCGGCGTTCCTTCGACACCTACCTGGAGCGGGTGCGCGCGCACGGCGAGCCCTGGCACCCCGGCGAGCTGGAAGAGGCGCGCGACCTGCAACGCACCCTGAGCGCCGCGCTGGGCGAGCGCCTGAGCACCCTGCGCCGGCTCAACGACGCCCTGGAACGCTCGGTGGCCGAGTGGCGGCAGTACGCCTTCGTCATCGCGCACGATATGCAGGAGCCCGTGCGGCTGATCTCGCAGTTCGTCGAGCTGTTCCGGCTGCGCTACGGCGGCCAGATCGACCCCGGTGCCGAGCAGCTCATCGGCTTCGTCGTGGGCGAGACGGGGCGGCTGCGCGGCCTGACCACCGACCTGTACGCCTACACCGAGCTGCAGTCGGACGCGCGGCTGCACTTCAGTGAGGTCAGCCTGCAGGACGCGCTGCGGGGCGCGCTGGCCGAACTCGCAGCGCTGGTTACCGAGCGCGCGCCGACCCTGGAGCTGCCTGCGGCGTGGCCCACCGTCTGGGCCGACCCGGTGCGGCTGCGCGAGCTGCTCACGCACCTGCTGCGCAACGCCTTGATCTTCAGTGCGCCGTATCCGGTGCGGGTGGAGCTGGAAGTCCATGAGCTGCCGGGTGCGGGGGGCTGGGCCGTGACCGTGCGGGACGACGGCCCCGGGATCGCCCCCGAGTACCACGAGAAGGTCTTCCAGATCTTCCAGCGGCTGGGCCGCAACGCCGCGTCCGGCAACGGGCTGGGGCTGTCGCTGGGCCGCAAGATCGCGCAGCTGCACGGCGGCGACCTGACGGTCGAGTCCGAGCTGGGCCGGGGCAGCGCCTTCACCTTCACGCTGCCCACGCCGGCGGCCCCAGGCGACCCGGGAGAGGCGTGA
- a CDS encoding polysaccharide deacetylase family protein, whose protein sequence is MSRAAKKRGLVWGAGLGLLAYVGLPYALAQFAGLGLIREGRKARRELALTFDDGPDPQTTPAVLDALAAAGARATFFVLAPRARAHPDLIARMLAQGHQVEPHAQRHVHAWLRTPWGAARDPVRAARDLAAITGQPATLHRPPHGAYTLGTLWGQRRAGVRGAHWSVEGRDWHAASTPQGVRERLGRLIYPGAVVVLHDAGPGARVTVPLLPDLLADLRSRGYGLVTLAELDGARPGDLAALRRRAFLLLDRLFDRAGHIRPVGGRADTLFRLGPVAFPLAGVRLADGTPVPKGTPAAEFHVNNPLIVDIGPRNAVRQGRASDLPFMARDLASRPDLRDAEVIFCLSALSPLLGIVHFETQAIPAADERRLRRWANVLRRVYGSQGEAQPPRLSILSRAEYLRLYGGSGPGTSRTLP, encoded by the coding sequence ATGAGCCGCGCCGCGAAGAAACGCGGGCTGGTCTGGGGGGCCGGGCTGGGCCTGCTGGCCTACGTGGGCCTGCCCTACGCGCTGGCGCAGTTCGCCGGGCTGGGCCTGATCCGCGAGGGGCGCAAGGCGCGGCGCGAACTGGCCCTCACCTTCGACGACGGCCCCGACCCGCAGACCACTCCGGCCGTGCTGGACGCGCTGGCAGCGGCCGGGGCGCGGGCGACCTTCTTCGTGCTTGCGCCGCGCGCGCGGGCGCACCCGGACCTCATCGCGCGGATGCTCGCGCAGGGGCACCAGGTCGAGCCGCATGCGCAGCGCCATGTCCACGCCTGGCTGCGCACGCCCTGGGGGGCCGCCCGCGACCCCGTGCGGGCCGCGCGGGACCTCGCGGCGATCACCGGGCAGCCCGCCACGCTGCACCGCCCGCCGCACGGCGCCTACACGCTGGGCACGCTGTGGGGCCAGCGCCGCGCGGGGGTGCGGGGAGCGCACTGGTCGGTCGAGGGCCGCGACTGGCACGCCGCCTCGACCCCCCAGGGCGTGCGTGAGCGGCTGGGACGGCTGATCTACCCCGGCGCGGTGGTCGTGCTGCACGACGCCGGTCCCGGCGCGCGCGTGACCGTGCCCCTGCTGCCGGACCTGCTGGCCGACCTGCGCTCGCGCGGCTACGGCCTCGTGACGCTGGCGGAGCTGGACGGCGCGCGGCCCGGCGACCTCGCGGCGCTGCGGCGGCGGGCCTTCCTGCTGCTCGACCGGCTGTTCGACCGGGCCGGGCACATCCGGCCGGTGGGTGGCCGGGCCGACACGCTGTTCCGGCTGGGGCCGGTGGCCTTTCCACTTGCGGGCGTGCGGCTGGCCGACGGCACGCCTGTCCCGAAAGGCACCCCCGCCGCCGAGTTCCACGTGAACAACCCCCTCATCGTGGACATCGGGCCGCGCAACGCCGTGCGCCAGGGCCGGGCGAGCGACCTGCCCTTCATGGCGCGCGATCTGGCGTCGCGCCCGGACCTGCGGGACGCTGAGGTCATCTTCTGCCTGTCGGCGCTGTCGCCGCTGCTGGGCATCGTGCATTTCGAGACGCAGGCCATCCCGGCCGCCGACGAGCGGCGGCTGCGGCGCTGGGCCAACGTGCTGCGCCGGGTGTACGGCAGCCAGGGCGAGGCCCAGCCCCCCCGCCTGAGCATCCTGAGCCGCGCCGAGTACCTGCGCCTGTACGGCGGTTCCGGGCCCGGGACTTCCCGAACGCTACCCTGA
- a CDS encoding MGDG synthase family glycosyltransferase: protein MGGQGPTPAELRALFVSASIGSGHQQAQLAVQAALRARGVPFQDFHGDAVEYLNAPERTLTVDLYNFELRHAPWMYQGFYRFTDLEHPINFISKGFTWVGLRGMLADLERSRPDLVLSSYWASTALAGTARRRTGRQFLNALIVTDYRVHYHWIRHEAELLFVASPETKEQMVARGMAAEKVVVTGIPISPVYRGLLDADRNDLRRRHGLRGDRPLILISGGGTGTFRAQAAALDTLANLGRAVQVLVLAGARGQGVEVRGGATIHHLGYTTAFPELLAASDLVVGKAGGLTVAEATALGVPLVVHAPIPGQEEHNADYLERGGAGLWARRPADLRRAVLRALDPDEHARLSAGSRALGRPDAADQVADTLLRALGRT from the coding sequence ATGGGGGGACAGGGGCCGACCCCGGCCGAGTTGCGCGCACTGTTCGTCTCGGCGTCCATCGGCTCGGGGCACCAGCAGGCGCAGCTGGCGGTGCAGGCGGCCCTGCGCGCGCGCGGCGTCCCTTTTCAGGACTTTCACGGCGACGCGGTCGAGTACCTCAACGCCCCCGAACGCACCCTCACGGTGGACCTCTACAACTTCGAGCTGCGGCACGCCCCCTGGATGTACCAGGGGTTCTACCGCTTCACCGATCTCGAACATCCCATCAATTTCATCAGCAAGGGCTTCACCTGGGTGGGGCTGCGCGGGATGCTGGCCGACCTGGAGCGCAGCCGCCCCGACCTCGTCCTGAGCAGCTACTGGGCCTCGACGGCCCTGGCGGGCACGGCGCGGCGGCGCACCGGGCGGCAGTTCCTGAACGCCCTGATCGTCACCGACTACCGCGTGCATTACCACTGGATCCGGCACGAGGCCGAGCTGCTGTTCGTCGCCTCGCCCGAGACCAAAGAACAGATGGTGGCGCGCGGCATGGCGGCCGAGAAGGTCGTCGTGACCGGCATTCCGATCTCGCCGGTCTACCGGGGACTGCTGGACGCGGACCGGAATGACCTGCGCCGGCGCCACGGGCTGCGCGGAGACCGGCCCCTGATCCTGATCTCGGGTGGGGGAACCGGCACCTTCCGCGCGCAGGCGGCGGCGCTGGACACCCTCGCCAACCTGGGGCGGGCGGTGCAGGTGCTCGTGCTGGCCGGGGCGCGCGGACAGGGCGTGGAGGTGCGCGGCGGCGCGACCATCCACCACCTCGGGTACACGACCGCCTTTCCCGAACTGCTGGCGGCCTCCGACCTCGTGGTGGGCAAGGCGGGCGGCCTGACGGTGGCCGAGGCGACCGCGCTGGGCGTGCCGCTGGTCGTCCACGCACCGATTCCGGGGCAGGAGGAGCACAACGCCGACTACCTGGAGCGCGGCGGAGCCGGGCTGTGGGCGCGGCGTCCCGCCGACCTGCGCCGGGCGGTGCTGCGCGCCCTGGACCCCGACGAGCATGCCCGCCTGAGCGCCGGCAGCCGCGCGCTGGGCCGCCCCGACGCCGCCGACCAGGTGGCCGACACCCTGCTGCGCGCCCTGGGCCGGACATGA
- a CDS encoding LptF/LptG family permease has product MTRLTRLVTAELVPPLLAGTLLFTAILSFGYFFISSQWLAGVPVGLIAQWIGYQLPDTLVKVLPMAVVLMTVVAFGRMNTERELVAVQSGGLSLGRVARPAAVLGLLITLLSIWLSLWVAPRANVETRGLYWDALTGSGLSQLSGKTVDLGAGLTLYIQGYDAASREMRGVRVEKWQADNPKRGTVIFADRGTFENNQLSLRGYGVYGVDYGAVNALSAVPENDPAALQAAVQAVFPSVVVPQNDTDPLNVDTGLSRKQTLAQYADAIGADSEGWPELITALTAPGVKDSDRAAARLSLNRKLALPFANLVLVLAALPFALRFGRTLGVSLGVALLIAVAYYLLFSVGLSVAGLVPGLPELGVWLANIVFALGGLWLLRRS; this is encoded by the coding sequence TTGACCCGCCTGACCCGTCTGGTCACGGCCGAGCTCGTGCCGCCGCTGCTGGCGGGCACGCTGCTGTTCACGGCGATCCTGAGCTTCGGGTACTTCTTCATCTCCAGCCAGTGGCTCGCGGGCGTGCCGGTGGGCCTCATCGCGCAGTGGATCGGCTACCAGCTCCCCGACACGCTGGTCAAGGTGCTGCCGATGGCGGTGGTCCTGATGACCGTGGTGGCCTTCGGGCGCATGAACACCGAGCGCGAACTCGTCGCGGTGCAGTCGGGCGGGCTGAGCCTGGGACGCGTGGCGCGTCCGGCGGCGGTTCTGGGGCTGCTCATCACGCTGCTGAGCATCTGGCTGAGCCTGTGGGTCGCGCCGCGCGCCAACGTCGAGACGCGCGGGCTGTACTGGGACGCCCTGACAGGCTCGGGCCTCTCGCAGCTGAGCGGCAAGACGGTGGACCTGGGCGCGGGCCTGACCCTCTACATCCAGGGCTACGACGCGGCCAGCCGGGAGATGCGCGGCGTGCGCGTCGAGAAATGGCAGGCCGACAACCCCAAACGCGGCACGGTCATCTTCGCCGACCGGGGCACCTTCGAGAACAATCAGCTCTCGCTGCGCGGCTACGGCGTGTACGGGGTGGACTACGGCGCGGTGAACGCCCTGTCGGCCGTGCCGGAAAACGACCCGGCGGCCCTTCAGGCGGCCGTGCAGGCCGTGTTTCCCAGCGTGGTGGTGCCGCAGAACGACACCGACCCCCTGAACGTGGACACGGGGCTGTCGCGCAAGCAGACGCTGGCGCAGTACGCCGACGCCATCGGGGCCGACAGCGAGGGCTGGCCGGAACTCATCACGGCCCTGACCGCCCCCGGCGTGAAGGACAGCGACCGCGCGGCGGCCCGGCTGAGCCTGAACCGCAAGCTGGCGCTGCCTTTCGCCAACCTCGTGCTCGTGCTCGCGGCGCTGCCCTTCGCCCTGCGGTTCGGGCGCACGCTGGGGGTCAGCCTGGGGGTGGCGCTGCTCATCGCGGTGGCCTACTACCTGCTGTTCTCGGTGGGCCTGAGCGTCGCCGGACTGGTGCCGGGGCTGCCCGAACTGGGCGTGTGGCTCGCCAATATCGTCTTCGCGCTGGGCGGCCTGTGGCTGCTGAGGCGCTCGTGA